A region of Plantactinospora sp. BC1 DNA encodes the following proteins:
- a CDS encoding sugar ABC transporter ATP-binding protein, which translates to MTEPDERSGDAERTGADVTDAAGAPHPDGTGPVGDPPPLVTPPADTVPGEVVLRLTDVVKTFPGVRALDGVQLEVRAGEVHCLLGQNGAGKSTLIKVLSGAHQPDSGQVEWLGEPVTFGNPQAAMKAGIATIYQELDLVEDLSVAENAFLGHEPKTLGFVRRGYMARQTREILGRLGHPEIPPRRMVRALPSAGKQIVSMARALSHEARLIIMDEPSAVLAHDEVGNLFRIIRELTAQGIAVIYISHRLEEIREIGDRVTVLKDGRTTAANLPARSTPTRDLVSRMTGRTIEYVFPDRPAETPAAETLLEVRDLGREGEFADVSLTVRAGEIVGIAGLVGSGRSELLETIFGARRPSSGTVSMAGRPVRPGSVGAAVRAGMGMAPEERKSQALLLGEPIYRNVTLATFTRWARLGFTDAGRERAEANEVADRLELRPRDVRRPVRTLSGGNQQKVVVGRWLLGDTKLLLLDEPTRGVDVGARAELYQVIRALAARGVGVLLVSSEVPEVLGLADRVLVMREGRVVHEAPAGELDEDTVLDLVMAGSLMEGAPA; encoded by the coding sequence ATGACCGAACCCGACGAGCGGTCCGGCGACGCCGAACGGACCGGTGCCGACGTGACCGATGCGGCCGGCGCGCCGCACCCGGACGGGACCGGCCCGGTCGGCGACCCGCCGCCGCTGGTGACCCCGCCCGCCGACACGGTGCCCGGCGAGGTCGTCCTCCGGCTCACCGACGTGGTGAAGACCTTTCCCGGGGTACGCGCCCTGGACGGGGTGCAGTTGGAGGTGCGGGCCGGCGAGGTGCACTGCCTGCTCGGCCAGAACGGCGCCGGCAAGTCGACGCTGATCAAGGTCCTCTCCGGTGCCCACCAGCCCGACTCGGGGCAGGTGGAGTGGCTCGGCGAGCCGGTCACCTTCGGCAACCCGCAGGCCGCGATGAAGGCTGGCATCGCCACCATCTACCAGGAACTCGACCTGGTCGAGGACCTCTCCGTCGCCGAGAACGCCTTCCTCGGGCACGAACCGAAGACCCTCGGCTTCGTCCGGCGCGGCTACATGGCCCGGCAGACCCGGGAGATCCTGGGCCGGCTCGGGCACCCGGAGATCCCGCCCCGCCGGATGGTCCGCGCACTGCCGTCGGCCGGCAAGCAGATCGTCAGCATGGCCCGGGCGCTCTCGCACGAGGCGCGACTGATCATCATGGACGAGCCGAGCGCCGTACTGGCACACGACGAGGTCGGCAACCTGTTCCGGATTATCCGGGAGCTGACCGCGCAGGGCATCGCCGTCATCTACATCTCGCACCGGCTGGAGGAGATCCGCGAGATCGGCGACCGGGTCACCGTACTCAAGGACGGCCGGACCACCGCGGCGAACCTGCCGGCCCGGTCCACCCCGACCCGCGACCTGGTCAGCCGGATGACCGGCCGGACCATCGAGTACGTCTTCCCGGACCGCCCGGCCGAGACGCCGGCCGCCGAGACCCTGCTCGAGGTGCGCGACCTCGGCCGGGAGGGCGAGTTCGCCGACGTGTCGCTGACCGTGCGGGCCGGTGAGATCGTCGGCATCGCCGGCCTGGTCGGCTCGGGCCGCTCCGAGCTGCTGGAGACCATCTTCGGGGCCCGCCGGCCCAGCTCCGGCACGGTCTCGATGGCCGGCCGGCCGGTCCGGCCGGGCAGCGTCGGCGCCGCCGTCCGGGCCGGGATGGGGATGGCCCCGGAGGAGCGCAAGAGTCAGGCGCTGCTGCTCGGCGAGCCGATCTACCGCAACGTCACGCTGGCCACCTTCACCCGCTGGGCCCGGCTGGGCTTCACGGACGCGGGCCGGGAGCGGGCCGAGGCGAACGAGGTCGCCGACCGGCTGGAGCTGCGGCCCCGGGACGTCCGGCGACCGGTCCGGACGCTCTCCGGCGGCAACCAGCAGAAGGTCGTGGTCGGCCGCTGGCTGCTCGGCGACACCAAACTGCTGCTGCTCGACGAACCGACCCGGGGCGTCGACGTCGGCGCCCGGGCCGAGCTGTACCAGGTGATCCGGGCGCTGGCCGCCCGGGGAGTGGGCGTACTGCTGGTCTCCAGCGAGGTGCCGGAGGTGCTCGGCCTGGCCGACCGCGTACTGGTGATGCGGGAGGGCCGGGTGGTGCACGAGGCCCCGGCCGGAGAACTCGACGAAGACACCGTGCTCGACCTCGTGATGGCGGGGTCGCTGATGGAGGGGGCGCCAGCGTGA
- a CDS encoding substrate-binding domain-containing protein has protein sequence MTQHDPLRPVRDLSRRRLLLGGAAVGAGALLTACTSNETGSGGGGNEQVKEADNAANPNSVPGQRVVIGFSAPAADHGWLAAITKNAEAQAKVYSDVEFKTVAAGADAAAQRAALSTLISQKPNVIVMLPHDGKELNASGLEAMKAGIPVVNLDRAFPDALAYRLQIKGDNYGMGVAAGRYIGEQMKAKGIANPIIGEIAGMDELELTKERSAGFAAELAVYGFKVQNRRAARFTADTGQSEASQLLQALPKMDALWNHDDDQGIGVLAAIKQANRSEFIMVGGAGSKAAIDAIAADNSVLKATVTYSPSMASSAISLARLIGQGKGMSDLVELQVPKEITLASETITKENASQYAKLGF, from the coding sequence ATGACCCAGCACGATCCGCTCCGGCCGGTGCGTGACCTGTCCCGCCGCCGGCTGCTGCTCGGCGGGGCGGCGGTGGGCGCCGGTGCCCTGCTCACCGCCTGCACCAGCAACGAGACCGGCTCCGGTGGCGGCGGGAACGAGCAGGTCAAGGAGGCGGACAACGCCGCCAACCCGAACAGCGTGCCGGGCCAGCGGGTGGTCATCGGCTTCTCCGCCCCGGCCGCCGACCACGGCTGGCTCGCCGCCATCACCAAGAACGCCGAGGCGCAGGCGAAGGTCTACTCGGACGTGGAGTTCAAGACGGTGGCCGCCGGCGCGGACGCCGCCGCCCAGCGGGCCGCGCTCTCCACGCTGATCTCGCAGAAGCCGAACGTGATCGTCATGCTGCCGCACGACGGCAAGGAGCTGAACGCCTCCGGGCTGGAGGCGATGAAGGCCGGCATCCCGGTGGTCAACCTGGACCGGGCGTTCCCGGACGCGCTGGCGTACCGGCTCCAGATCAAGGGCGACAACTACGGCATGGGCGTCGCGGCCGGCCGCTACATCGGCGAGCAGATGAAGGCCAAGGGCATCGCCAACCCGATCATCGGCGAGATCGCCGGCATGGACGAGCTGGAGCTGACCAAGGAGCGGTCCGCCGGCTTCGCCGCCGAACTGGCCGTCTACGGCTTCAAGGTGCAGAACCGCCGCGCCGCCCGGTTCACCGCCGACACCGGCCAGAGCGAGGCGTCGCAGCTGCTCCAGGCGCTGCCCAAGATGGACGCGCTGTGGAACCACGACGACGACCAGGGCATCGGGGTACTCGCGGCGATCAAGCAGGCCAACCGCTCCGAGTTCATCATGGTCGGCGGCGCCGGCTCCAAGGCCGCCATCGACGCGATCGCGGCCGACAACAGCGTCCTGAAGGCAACCGTCACCTACAGCCCCTCGATGGCCTCGTCGGCGATCTCGCTGGCCCGGCTCATCGGCCAGGGCAAGGGCATGTCCGACCTGGTCGAGCTGCAGGTGCCGAAGGAGATCACTCTGGCCTCCGAGACGATCACGAAGGAGAACGCGAGCCAGTACGCCAAGCTCGGGTTCTGA
- a CDS encoding ABC transporter permease yields the protein MTERTETAAPAGTAPPVDRPSPVSPAPAGAPVHKGAGAPGNGTGRWSGDAAETFRRNLGLVGVLVVLIIIGIVTRPDLYGDPSWIRANIFSILTLASVVGVVTVGMTFVIIGGGIDLSVGAIVALAGVWSTTVATQSYGAGGMIFTAIVVAVCVGLVNGFLISYGRLVPFIATLAMLVAARGLAAEISDKQTQVSNNATINGIASTDLLGIPVLVYILAAVVAAGWVLLNRTTFGRRTVAVGGNPEAARLAGINVRRHSMLLYALSGLCCGIAAIMLTAQANSAQAAMANLYELDAIAAAIIGGTLLSGGRGTIIGSLLGVIIFATITNLFAINGLSTEAQNMVKGGIIVAAVLVQQFRFKSVTQLLARNKLTSTN from the coding sequence GTGACCGAACGTACCGAGACCGCCGCGCCGGCGGGAACGGCGCCGCCGGTTGACCGGCCGTCGCCGGTGTCGCCGGCACCGGCCGGAGCGCCGGTGCACAAGGGCGCCGGTGCGCCCGGGAACGGCACCGGCCGGTGGAGCGGCGACGCGGCCGAGACGTTCCGGCGCAACCTGGGCCTGGTCGGGGTACTGGTGGTGCTGATCATCATCGGCATCGTCACCCGCCCCGACCTGTACGGCGACCCGTCCTGGATACGGGCGAACATCTTCTCGATCCTCACCCTGGCCTCGGTGGTCGGCGTGGTGACGGTCGGGATGACCTTCGTGATCATCGGTGGCGGGATCGACCTCTCGGTCGGCGCGATCGTGGCGCTGGCCGGGGTCTGGAGCACCACGGTCGCGACCCAGAGCTACGGCGCCGGAGGGATGATCTTCACCGCGATCGTGGTGGCGGTCTGCGTCGGGCTGGTCAACGGCTTCCTGATCTCGTACGGCCGGCTGGTGCCGTTCATCGCCACCCTGGCCATGCTGGTCGCCGCCCGGGGACTGGCCGCCGAGATCTCCGACAAGCAGACCCAGGTCTCCAACAACGCGACCATCAACGGCATCGCGAGTACCGACCTCCTCGGCATCCCGGTGCTGGTCTACATCCTCGCCGCGGTGGTGGCGGCCGGCTGGGTACTGCTCAACCGCACCACCTTCGGCCGGCGTACGGTCGCGGTCGGCGGCAACCCGGAGGCGGCCCGGCTGGCCGGCATCAACGTACGCCGGCACAGCATGCTGCTCTACGCCCTCTCCGGCCTCTGCTGCGGAATCGCCGCGATCATGCTCACCGCCCAGGCGAACTCCGCACAGGCGGCGATGGCGAACCTCTACGAACTCGACGCGATCGCCGCGGCGATCATCGGTGGCACGCTGCTCAGCGGCGGCCGGGGCACGATCATCGGCTCCCTGCTCGGTGTGATCATCTTCGCCACCATCACCAACCTGTTCGCGATCAACGGCCTCTCCACCGAGGCGCAGAACATGGTCAAGGGCGGCATCATCGTCGCCGCCGTACTGGTCCAGCAGTTCCGGTTCAAGTCGGTCACCCAGCTCCTCGCCCGAAACAAGCTCACCTCGACGAACTGA
- a CDS encoding ROK family protein, protein MRTPEALHLRLLRLLRDQGAVSRAELADRLQIPRPRLLAELERLVGLGYVAEAGLAASRGGRRSTLVELSPDLRFAAVDLGASSIDVEVVNGRLEPVAAYAETTDIRSGPKVILQRVHELLHKARVDGAYERLHAVGIGVPGPVSFRDGVPVSPPIMPGWDRFPVRELLTREHGCPAVVDNDVNIMAIGERHGGVAHSVDDFLFVKIGTGIGCGIYLSGEVYRGTDGCAGDIGHIQVDSHGPMCSCGNVGCLEALFSGAALAKEATVAARSGTSPALAERLAATGTVTALDVAEGAIEGDVTCIRLIRDGGRRVGGVLAGLVSFANPSMIVIGGGLAQLGHILLAEIRSVVYRRSLPLATGNLPVVLSELGPRAGVTGAAVLATDVAFAEAS, encoded by the coding sequence GTGCGCACCCCGGAAGCGCTGCACCTGCGGCTGCTGCGGCTGTTGCGCGACCAGGGCGCGGTGTCCAGGGCCGAACTGGCCGACCGGTTGCAGATTCCTCGGCCGCGCCTGCTCGCCGAGCTGGAGCGGCTGGTCGGCCTCGGTTACGTCGCGGAGGCCGGACTCGCCGCCTCCCGGGGCGGTCGCCGTTCCACGCTGGTCGAACTCAGCCCCGACCTACGGTTCGCCGCCGTCGACCTGGGCGCCAGCTCGATCGATGTCGAGGTGGTCAACGGCCGGCTCGAACCCGTCGCCGCGTACGCCGAGACCACCGACATCCGCTCCGGCCCCAAGGTGATCCTGCAACGGGTGCACGAACTCCTGCACAAGGCGAGGGTCGACGGGGCGTACGAGCGGCTGCACGCCGTCGGCATCGGCGTACCGGGGCCGGTGAGCTTCCGGGACGGCGTACCGGTGTCGCCGCCGATCATGCCCGGCTGGGACCGGTTCCCCGTCCGGGAGCTGCTGACCCGCGAGCACGGCTGCCCGGCGGTGGTGGACAACGACGTCAACATAATGGCCATCGGCGAGCGGCACGGCGGGGTGGCGCACTCGGTCGACGACTTCCTGTTCGTCAAGATCGGCACCGGCATCGGCTGCGGCATCTACCTCTCCGGCGAGGTCTACCGGGGCACCGACGGCTGTGCCGGCGACATCGGGCACATCCAGGTCGACTCGCACGGCCCGATGTGCTCGTGCGGCAACGTCGGCTGCCTGGAGGCGCTGTTCAGCGGTGCCGCGCTGGCCAAGGAGGCCACCGTGGCGGCCCGCAGCGGCACCTCACCGGCGCTGGCCGAGCGACTCGCCGCCACCGGTACGGTCACCGCGCTCGACGTCGCCGAGGGCGCCATCGAGGGGGACGTGACCTGCATCCGGCTGATCCGCGACGGCGGGCGGCGGGTCGGCGGCGTACTCGCCGGCCTGGTCAGCTTCGCCAACCCGTCGATGATCGTGATCGGCGGCGGGCTGGCCCAGCTCGGCCACATCCTGCTGGCGGAGATCCGCAGCGTGGTCTACCGGCGCTCGCTGCCGCTGGCCACCGGCAACCTGCCGGTGGTGCTCTCCGAACTCGGTCCCCGGGCCGGGGTCACCGGCGCCGCCGTGCTCGCCACCGACGTCGCCTTCGCGGAGGCGTCATGA
- a CDS encoding Gfo/Idh/MocA family protein — protein MVGYAFMGAAHSQAWRTVNRVFDLPVRARMALICGRDESKVADAAGRLGWEGHTTDWRELIARDDIDIVDVCTPGDSHAEITIAALEAGKHVLCEKPLANTVEEARAMVAAAAKAQTVGVRAMCGFNYRRVPAVSLMRELVASGRLGAIRHVRAVYLQDWITDPQFPLVWRLQKDKAGSGALGDIGAHIIDLTQFVTGQRITGVSAITETFVKERPLPASSSGLAASADGAGAAMGQVTVDDAAVFVARLDGGALATYEATRFATGRRNALRVEINGSLGSVAFDLERLNELEFYDATEPGAEQGFRRILVTEGDHPYMAAWWPPGHIIGYEHSFTHELRDFLAAIATGSDPSPSFTDALQVQLVLDAVARSGELGSSFTAVEQVPAPVSA, from the coding sequence ATGGTCGGCTACGCGTTCATGGGCGCCGCGCACTCGCAGGCGTGGCGGACCGTGAACCGCGTCTTCGACCTGCCGGTACGTGCCCGGATGGCCCTGATCTGCGGCCGGGACGAGTCGAAGGTCGCCGACGCGGCCGGCCGGCTCGGCTGGGAGGGCCACACCACCGACTGGCGCGAGCTGATCGCCCGGGACGACATCGACATCGTCGACGTCTGTACGCCCGGCGACAGCCACGCCGAGATCACCATCGCGGCCCTGGAGGCGGGCAAGCACGTACTGTGCGAGAAGCCGCTGGCCAACACGGTCGAGGAGGCTCGGGCCATGGTCGCCGCGGCGGCCAAGGCCCAGACGGTGGGCGTACGGGCCATGTGCGGGTTCAACTACCGCCGGGTTCCCGCGGTCAGCCTGATGCGGGAGCTGGTCGCCTCCGGCCGGCTCGGCGCGATCCGGCACGTCCGCGCGGTCTACCTGCAGGACTGGATCACCGACCCGCAGTTTCCGCTGGTGTGGCGGCTGCAGAAGGACAAGGCGGGGTCCGGTGCGCTCGGCGACATCGGGGCGCACATCATCGACCTGACCCAGTTCGTGACCGGCCAGCGGATCACCGGGGTCAGCGCGATCACCGAGACCTTCGTCAAGGAGCGTCCGCTGCCGGCCTCGTCGAGCGGACTGGCCGCCTCGGCCGACGGCGCCGGGGCCGCCATGGGCCAGGTCACCGTCGACGACGCGGCGGTCTTCGTGGCCCGGCTCGACGGCGGTGCGCTCGCCACCTACGAGGCGACCCGGTTCGCCACCGGGCGGCGCAACGCGCTGCGGGTCGAGATCAACGGTTCGCTCGGCTCGGTGGCGTTCGACCTGGAACGCCTCAACGAGCTGGAGTTCTACGACGCCACGGAACCCGGCGCCGAGCAGGGCTTCCGGCGGATCCTGGTGACCGAGGGCGACCACCCGTACATGGCGGCGTGGTGGCCGCCGGGACACATCATCGGGTACGAGCACTCGTTCACGCACGAGCTGCGGGACTTCCTCGCGGCGATCGCCACCGGGTCGGACCCGTCCCCGTCGTTCACCGACGCGCTCCAGGTCCAGCTCGTACTGGACGCCGTGGCGCGCTCGGGAGAGCTGGGCTCGTCCTTCACCGCGGTGGAGCAGGTGCCCGCTCCGGTCAGCGCGTAA